A single Altererythrobacter sp. BO-6 DNA region contains:
- a CDS encoding glutathione S-transferase — MTRHPILYSFRRCPYAMRARMALWIAGITVVLREVKLASKPPELVEASPKATVPVLVLPDATVLDESIEIMRWALAQSDPEGWLAGDERALLVTIDGPFKHHLDRYKYPTRYDDCDPAPHRAAGYEILRELDARLAGQSQLCGETRTLADIASFPFIRQFANHDRTWFDAQPIPQLQRWLEGHLASDLFASVMPKFAPWQAGDGPVLFGRDQATRAGW, encoded by the coding sequence ATGACCCGGCACCCGATCCTCTATTCCTTCCGCCGTTGCCCCTATGCGATGCGCGCGCGGATGGCTCTTTGGATCGCAGGGATTACGGTGGTGCTGCGCGAGGTAAAGCTGGCCAGCAAACCGCCCGAACTCGTAGAAGCCTCGCCCAAGGCGACGGTGCCCGTACTGGTCTTGCCCGATGCAACCGTGCTTGATGAAAGCATTGAGATCATGCGCTGGGCGCTGGCGCAGAGCGACCCCGAAGGCTGGCTGGCGGGCGATGAACGCGCGCTACTCGTAACGATCGACGGACCGTTCAAGCACCATCTCGACCGCTACAAATACCCCACGCGCTATGATGATTGCGACCCGGCGCCGCACCGCGCAGCAGGGTACGAGATCCTGCGCGAGCTTGATGCGCGGCTGGCCGGCCAGTCGCAGCTGTGCGGCGAAACGCGCACCCTTGCCGATATCGCCAGCTTCCCCTTCATCCGGCAGTTCGCCAACCATGACCGCACATGGTTCGACGCGCAGCCGATCCCGCAATTGCAGCGGTGGCTGGAAGGGCACCTCGCGTCCGACCTGTTCGCGAGCGTGATGCCCAAATTCGCACCCTGGCAGGCGGGCGACGGGCCGGTGCTGTTCGGGCGCGATCAAGCGACTAGAGCGGGCTGGTAA
- a CDS encoding TspO/MBR family protein — protein MNVIASRGQLRASFIRWALFTVPLIVLLGFVAGQAGGPNTVWFQSLAKPAIYPPPATFGIVWTILYVMIGLSLALVCSSWGARGRGLAIGLFAVHFLCNLAWTPVFFGNQNIIGGLVVMGLVDVTLLAVLWAFWRVRRAAALLLLPYLAWALFATVLNYEFHRLNPEGRQDTSSGATQRFEL, from the coding sequence ATGAACGTCATCGCGTCGCGCGGCCAATTGCGTGCCAGCTTCATCCGCTGGGCGCTGTTCACCGTGCCGCTGATTGTCTTGCTGGGCTTTGTCGCGGGGCAAGCGGGCGGACCCAACACGGTCTGGTTCCAGAGCCTGGCGAAGCCTGCGATCTATCCCCCGCCGGCCACCTTCGGCATCGTCTGGACGATCCTTTACGTCATGATCGGCCTGTCACTGGCGTTGGTGTGCAGTTCGTGGGGCGCGCGCGGCAGGGGCCTGGCGATTGGCCTGTTCGCGGTGCATTTCCTGTGCAACCTCGCCTGGACGCCGGTGTTTTTCGGCAACCAGAACATCATCGGCGGGCTGGTAGTGATGGGCCTGGTCGATGTGACCTTGCTGGCAGTGCTCTGGGCATTCTGGCGGGTCAGGCGGGCGGCGGCTTTGCTGCTGTTGCCCTATCTCGCCTGGGCGCTGTTCGCGACCGTGCTCAATTACGAGTTCCACCGTCTCAATCCTGAGGGGCGGCAGGATACGTCATCGGGCGCCACGCAGCGGTTCGAATTGTAA
- a CDS encoding DUF4189 domain-containing protein, which translates to MHLITFHNLYITALYRSVGLALVAALATGPAQAQDREPQGLPAGAVAQHPQFIGYWVVTGLPDQQSAMDDALAQCNIATGGGCVPAFAFSAREAVIGYGADGSVMGGIGETPESARAEFDKACIERFAQLCEVENSFAVARRLALQSQEPEPRKFAAIAMDGRAVSGNGDADPRTWIATGQANWDDAVRRAMEPCEAAVGAGMCRWATTSGQTVVVFYRNAGGTSGGYRINLGVQQAIGDIDRICTQAGENCELLAINATKDEAVREYDLLAMRGVPIHPPGE; encoded by the coding sequence ATGCATCTGATTACATTCCATAACCTCTACATTACAGCGCTCTATCGATCGGTCGGACTTGCGCTGGTCGCAGCATTGGCGACTGGCCCGGCCCAAGCCCAGGATCGCGAACCGCAAGGGCTTCCGGCTGGCGCCGTCGCGCAGCACCCGCAGTTCATTGGCTATTGGGTTGTCACCGGACTGCCGGATCAGCAATCCGCCATGGATGACGCGCTGGCCCAATGTAATATCGCAACCGGCGGTGGATGCGTTCCCGCCTTCGCTTTCTCGGCGCGCGAGGCGGTGATCGGCTATGGCGCTGACGGCAGCGTGATGGGCGGGATCGGCGAAACCCCCGAAAGCGCCCGCGCCGAATTCGACAAGGCATGTATCGAGCGGTTCGCGCAACTGTGCGAGGTTGAAAACAGCTTTGCCGTCGCGCGTCGACTGGCGTTGCAATCGCAAGAACCCGAACCGCGCAAATTCGCCGCGATTGCGATGGATGGCAGGGCCGTTTCTGGCAACGGCGACGCCGATCCGCGCACCTGGATCGCAACGGGGCAGGCAAATTGGGACGATGCGGTGCGGCGCGCGATGGAGCCCTGCGAAGCCGCGGTGGGAGCGGGCATGTGCCGCTGGGCCACCACCAGCGGGCAGACTGTGGTTGTCTTCTACCGGAACGCTGGCGGAACGTCAGGCGGTTACCGGATTAATCTGGGCGTTCAGCAAGCGATTGGCGATATCGACCGGATATGTACCCAGGCGGGCGAAAATTGCGAATTGCTGGCAATAAATGCGACAAAGGACGAAGCGGTCCGCGAATATGACTTGCTGGCGATGCGGGGCGTACCCATCCACCCGCCAGGCGAATGA
- a CDS encoding pirin family protein, translating into MIELRPFESLGAANHGWLDARHHFSFASYHDPARVHWGALRVWNDDRIAPKSGFPTHPHNDMEIITYVRTGAITHRDSMGNEGRTEAGDVQVMSAGRGVAHSEFNLEDEETTLFQIWIIPDERGGDPGWGARKFPKGDRAGSFVPLASNAANDDDAAQGALPIRTDARVLGATIKAGESVTYTPRDPSRHLYLVPATGKVKVEDVEAKARDGIAITQQESVTITALEDSELVLVDAA; encoded by the coding sequence ATGATCGAACTACGTCCCTTCGAAAGCCTCGGCGCCGCCAATCACGGCTGGCTCGATGCGCGCCACCATTTTTCCTTCGCCAGCTATCACGATCCCGCCCGCGTCCACTGGGGCGCGCTGCGCGTGTGGAACGATGACAGGATCGCACCCAAGAGCGGCTTTCCCACGCACCCGCACAACGACATGGAGATCATCACCTATGTCCGCACCGGCGCGATCACCCATCGCGACAGCATGGGCAACGAAGGCCGCACCGAAGCGGGCGACGTCCAGGTGATGAGCGCGGGGCGCGGCGTTGCGCATTCCGAATTCAACTTGGAAGACGAGGAAACCACGCTGTTCCAGATCTGGATCATCCCCGACGAACGCGGCGGCGATCCCGGCTGGGGCGCGCGCAAGTTCCCCAAAGGCGACCGCGCCGGGTCCTTCGTTCCGCTGGCCAGCAATGCCGCCAATGATGATGATGCAGCGCAAGGCGCACTGCCGATCCGCACCGATGCCCGCGTGCTGGGCGCGACGATCAAGGCCGGCGAAAGCGTGACTTACACGCCGCGCGATCCCTCGCGCCATCTCTACCTTGTCCCCGCAACCGGCAAGGTGAAGGTCGAGGACGTCGAGGCGAAGGCACGCGACGGCATCGCCATCACCCAGCAGGAATCGGTCACTATCACCGCGCTCGAAGACAGCGAGCTGGTGCTGGTTGATGCGGCCTAA
- a CDS encoding accessory factor UbiK family protein: MQSQNPMIADFVKLANSAAGTFAGMTREARESARERLKEAMGGMDFVSREEFETVKLMAQKAREENEALKARIEALEAKLAAK; this comes from the coding sequence ATGCAAAGCCAGAACCCGATGATCGCCGATTTCGTGAAGCTCGCTAACAGCGCGGCAGGCACTTTTGCCGGCATGACCCGCGAAGCGCGTGAGAGCGCCCGTGAACGCTTGAAAGAGGCGATGGGCGGGATGGATTTCGTGAGCCGTGAAGAGTTCGAAACCGTCAAGCTGATGGCGCAGAAAGCGCGCGAGGAAAACGAAGCGCTGAAGGCTCGCATCGAAGCGCTGGAAGCGAAGCTCGCCGCCAAGTAA
- a CDS encoding branched-chain amino acid aminotransferase, translating to MDFTHIPHPAPTPASQRDEALKDPGFGKLFSDHMVVIDYDEAKGGWHSATVGPRGPLSLDPAAAVLHYAQEIFEGLKAYKQVDGSTALFRPEANAQRFNASADRLAMPNLPEELFLESIRQLVAVDKEWFPSVEGGSLYLRPFMIATEAFLGVRPAKQYKFIVIASPAGSYFKGGPKPVSIWISDYTRAAPGGTGAAKCGGNYAASLVPTGQAFAKGHDQVLFLDAVERKWVEELGGMNLFFVFDDGRVITPPLTGTILPGITRDSLIQLLREEGLSVEEGMYSIDQWREDAASGKLLETLACGTAAVVTPVGKVAGPDGEFEIGSGGPGQITMKIREKLVGIQKGAIADTHGWVMKLD from the coding sequence ATGGACTTCACACATATCCCCCACCCTGCACCCACTCCGGCCAGCCAGCGTGACGAGGCGCTGAAAGATCCCGGCTTCGGCAAGCTGTTCTCCGATCACATGGTCGTAATCGATTATGACGAGGCAAAAGGCGGTTGGCACAGCGCCACGGTCGGCCCGCGCGGCCCGCTCAGCCTCGATCCCGCAGCGGCGGTGCTCCATTACGCGCAGGAAATCTTCGAAGGGCTGAAGGCTTACAAGCAGGTTGACGGATCGACCGCGCTGTTCCGGCCGGAAGCCAATGCGCAGCGCTTCAACGCTTCGGCGGACCGGCTGGCGATGCCCAACCTGCCCGAAGAGCTGTTCCTCGAATCGATCCGCCAGCTGGTGGCGGTGGACAAGGAGTGGTTCCCCAGCGTGGAAGGCGGATCGCTCTACCTGCGCCCCTTCATGATCGCGACCGAGGCCTTCCTGGGCGTGCGCCCGGCCAAGCAGTACAAATTCATTGTGATCGCCAGCCCGGCGGGCAGCTATTTCAAGGGCGGGCCCAAGCCGGTCAGCATCTGGATTTCGGACTATACCCGCGCAGCGCCAGGCGGCACCGGTGCGGCCAAGTGCGGCGGCAATTACGCCGCCAGCCTTGTCCCCACCGGGCAAGCATTCGCGAAGGGGCATGATCAGGTGCTGTTTCTCGACGCGGTTGAACGCAAATGGGTCGAGGAACTGGGCGGCATGAACCTGTTCTTCGTGTTCGACGATGGCCGTGTGATCACCCCGCCGCTGACCGGCACGATCCTGCCCGGCATCACGCGCGACAGCCTCATCCAGTTGCTGCGCGAGGAAGGTTTGAGCGTCGAGGAAGGCATGTATTCGATCGACCAGTGGCGTGAAGACGCCGCCAGCGGCAAGCTGCTTGAGACGCTGGCCTGCGGCACCGCCGCGGTCGTCACTCCGGTCGGCAAGGTCGCCGGGCCGGATGGCGAGTTCGAAATCGGTAGCGGCGGGCCTGGGCAGATCACGATGAAAATCCGCGAGAAGCTGGTCGGCATCCAGAAGGGCGCCATTGCAGACACCCATGGCTGGGTGATGAAGCTGGACTGA
- a CDS encoding NAD(P)H-dependent oxidoreductase, translating to MSKILHITASIRADESVSRDLSTRLVRSLAARDGAEVITRNLSANDLPFVSAERFGANLTPAAERTPEQQQLAAIADELIAELQAADTIVLGVPIYNFGVPATVKAWADLVARAGTTFAYTAEGPKGLLTGKKAYLAIASGGTPVGSDFDFMTPWLKFFLGFLGIEVVAHVAADGIMGEGGEEKIEAAKDAAFKLAA from the coding sequence ATGTCCAAGATCCTCCACATCACCGCCAGCATCCGCGCCGATGAATCTGTCTCGCGCGACCTCAGCACGCGGCTCGTCCGGTCGCTCGCCGCGCGCGACGGCGCCGAAGTGATTACGCGCAATCTTTCGGCCAATGACCTGCCCTTCGTTTCCGCCGAGCGCTTTGGCGCAAACCTCACCCCCGCCGCCGAGCGCACCCCCGAACAGCAGCAGCTGGCCGCCATCGCCGACGAGCTGATCGCCGAACTGCAGGCCGCGGACACAATCGTGCTTGGCGTGCCGATCTACAATTTCGGCGTCCCTGCCACGGTCAAGGCCTGGGCTGACCTTGTCGCGCGTGCCGGCACCACCTTCGCCTATACCGCAGAAGGCCCCAAGGGCCTGCTGACTGGCAAGAAGGCCTATCTCGCGATCGCTTCGGGCGGCACGCCGGTCGGCAGCGATTTCGACTTCATGACGCCATGGCTGAAGTTCTTCCTCGGTTTCCTCGGCATCGAGGTCGTCGCGCATGTCGCGGCTGACGGGATCATGGGCGAAGGCGGCGAGGAAAAGATCGAAGCCGCCAAGGATGCCGCGTTCAAGCTGGCAGCTTGA
- a CDS encoding LysR family transcriptional regulator, which produces MKLGEPSLDQLRIFLAVQEEGSFGGAARRMGRAVSAISYGVQQMEAQLGVTLFAREGSRKPELTEAGRGLLAEARAITEASDALLAKTRSLHAGLESAVSLVLDVMMPGEAIAPVLREFRRMFPTVALRLNIEGLGAVAACLLDGDADLAVAGPVVGDHPALERQAIGEVELVPVAAPDHPLARPGIPPGESREHLQLVLSDRSRLTQGREFSVLSPLTWRLADLGAKHALLKEGIGWGNMPRHAVRDDLAVGRLVELDLPERPGAQYTLSATWRRDARPGPASSWLIDALRAQLALCPA; this is translated from the coding sequence ATGAAGCTCGGTGAGCCTAGCCTCGACCAGCTCCGCATCTTCCTGGCCGTGCAGGAGGAGGGCAGCTTCGGCGGCGCCGCGCGGCGCATGGGCCGCGCTGTCTCGGCGATCAGTTATGGCGTGCAGCAGATGGAAGCGCAGCTGGGCGTGACGCTGTTTGCGCGCGAGGGGTCGCGCAAACCGGAGCTGACCGAAGCGGGGAGAGGCCTGCTGGCCGAGGCGCGCGCGATCACCGAAGCTTCTGACGCGCTGCTGGCCAAGACGCGCAGCCTGCATGCCGGCCTCGAAAGCGCTGTCAGCCTGGTGCTCGACGTGATGATGCCGGGGGAGGCGATTGCGCCGGTGCTGCGGGAGTTTCGCCGGATGTTCCCCACCGTTGCTCTGCGGCTCAATATCGAAGGGCTGGGGGCGGTCGCCGCCTGCCTGCTTGATGGCGATGCCGATCTGGCGGTGGCGGGGCCGGTGGTAGGCGACCACCCGGCGCTGGAACGGCAGGCGATCGGCGAGGTCGAGTTGGTGCCGGTCGCCGCGCCCGATCACCCGTTGGCGCGGCCCGGCATCCCGCCCGGCGAAAGTCGCGAGCATTTGCAGCTGGTGCTGTCGGACCGTTCGCGCCTGACGCAGGGGCGTGAATTCTCGGTGCTCAGCCCGCTGACATGGCGACTGGCTGACCTTGGCGCTAAGCATGCGCTGCTGAAGGAAGGGATTGGCTGGGGCAATATGCCGCGACACGCCGTGCGCGACGATCTTGCCGTGGGACGACTAGTCGAGCTGGACCTGCCGGAAAGGCCCGGCGCGCAATATACGCTCAGTGCCACCTGGCGGCGCGATGCCCGGCCGGGGCCAGCCAGCAGCTGGCTGATCGATGCGCTGCGTGCGCAATTGGCGCTTTGCCCGGCCTGA
- a CDS encoding DUF4189 domain-containing protein, with protein MDTSNPSVPVPLCPGGTSQQGQPQAALVDYANIAWHPDYDEVWFGGGWTQRGRSEAEVLALCNRETGGGCSSIGEYSNSYLAIVKSGNGDLYYGWGQGSGAARKDALKNCRTNRRANVQPLPCELVGTYNALTRKYITPKDLKSARKLYGAGAWVVGTEGYDRRAWFATGHPSREAATSAAIAACKKANSGRECEAFGLTGNGFIQAFQMTVRGEKTADDMVIVETSAKRAGDAAKAVCKANKKACVLQTTFDTRKPGLFEHSFKTGVTSPL; from the coding sequence ATGGATACCTCGAACCCCAGCGTCCCCGTGCCCTTGTGTCCGGGAGGGACGTCTCAGCAAGGGCAGCCTCAAGCGGCTTTGGTCGACTATGCCAATATCGCCTGGCATCCCGACTATGACGAGGTCTGGTTTGGCGGCGGCTGGACGCAGAGGGGACGCTCCGAAGCGGAGGTGCTGGCGCTGTGCAATCGCGAAACCGGCGGCGGCTGCAGCTCGATCGGCGAATATTCCAATTCGTATCTCGCCATCGTGAAATCAGGCAATGGCGATCTCTACTACGGCTGGGGGCAGGGCTCGGGCGCTGCCCGCAAGGACGCACTCAAGAATTGCCGCACCAATCGGAGGGCAAACGTCCAGCCGCTGCCGTGCGAACTCGTTGGCACGTACAACGCACTTACCCGCAAATATATCACGCCGAAGGACCTGAAATCGGCGCGCAAGCTTTACGGGGCGGGGGCATGGGTTGTCGGGACCGAGGGCTATGACCGCCGCGCCTGGTTTGCCACCGGTCATCCATCGCGCGAAGCTGCAACCAGTGCGGCGATCGCGGCCTGCAAGAAGGCCAATTCGGGGCGGGAGTGCGAGGCTTTCGGGCTGACCGGTAACGGGTTCATCCAAGCGTTCCAGATGACTGTGCGGGGCGAGAAAACCGCTGATGACATGGTGATCGTGGAGACCAGTGCGAAGCGCGCTGGCGACGCGGCCAAGGCGGTTTGCAAGGCGAACAAGAAGGCATGCGTTTTGCAGACGACGTTCGATACCCGCAAGCCGGGCCTGTTCGAACACAGTTTCAAGACGGGTGTTACCAGCCCGCTCTAG
- a CDS encoding TlyA family RNA methyltransferase, which produces MSAKRRIDQLLVERGLAESRARAQALVMAGLVFSGDAKIFKPGQQLAEDALLEVRGRDHPWVSRGGIKLAHAIEHFGLDTTGAVAMDIGSSTGGFTDVLLQGGAAHVFAVDSGTNQLAWKLRQDPRVTVLEQTSARILTPEMIDRPCDWVVCDASFIGLAKVLERPLELAAPRCTLVALIKPQFEVGREEVGKGGVVRDPALHQRVCGEVRDWLEANGWTVQGIVESPITGPQGNVEFLICARRG; this is translated from the coding sequence ATGAGCGCGAAACGCCGGATCGATCAACTGCTTGTCGAGCGCGGGCTGGCGGAAAGCCGGGCCCGGGCGCAGGCGCTGGTGATGGCGGGGCTGGTATTCAGCGGGGACGCGAAGATTTTCAAGCCGGGCCAACAGCTGGCCGAGGATGCCTTGCTTGAGGTGCGCGGGCGCGACCACCCCTGGGTCAGCCGCGGCGGGATCAAACTGGCGCATGCAATAGAGCATTTCGGGCTAGATACGACCGGCGCGGTGGCGATGGATATCGGCAGCTCGACCGGCGGGTTCACCGATGTGCTGCTGCAAGGCGGCGCGGCGCATGTGTTCGCGGTCGATAGCGGGACCAACCAGCTTGCGTGGAAATTGCGGCAGGACCCGCGAGTGACCGTGTTGGAGCAGACCAGCGCGCGCATCCTGACGCCGGAAATGATCGACCGGCCGTGCGACTGGGTGGTGTGCGACGCCAGCTTCATCGGCCTGGCCAAGGTGCTTGAGCGGCCATTGGAACTCGCCGCACCGCGTTGCACGCTGGTGGCGCTGATCAAGCCGCAATTCGAAGTCGGGCGCGAGGAAGTGGGCAAGGGCGGGGTAGTCCGCGATCCGGCGCTGCACCAGCGCGTGTGCGGTGAAGTGCGCGACTGGCTGGAGGCGAACGGCTGGACGGTTCAGGGCATTGTCGAAAGCCCGATTACCGGGCCGCAGGGCAATGTCGAGTTCCTGATTTGCGCCCGGCGCGGCTGA
- a CDS encoding DUF4189 domain-containing protein, which produces MARALSIRLIVVSLAFLAALMAATIGLVAPEEAKASYVCDNVQVGQMPNGGRVMQNQCYWVYGAAAIDPVTRNTSASWNQPTPEAAANDVLSRCGSQCVYISFGEDFAWIALSDDNQSYGISTSGPRDAELRCEAMRGSRCYTVVAASSTANGKVWSFGSIAYDPDTGKRGAAWSASRWSDAQQIALSQCGTANCWAYTYQSGFGGMAKAKAGELFGNWSDKSQSDAGKKALKECEKKHGKKNCSVVHTGSANRPPKFKG; this is translated from the coding sequence ATGGCCAGAGCTTTGTCGATCCGCTTGATTGTTGTTTCACTGGCATTTCTTGCCGCACTGATGGCGGCGACTATCGGCCTTGTCGCGCCAGAGGAGGCCAAGGCGTCCTATGTCTGCGACAATGTCCAGGTAGGGCAGATGCCCAACGGTGGGCGTGTCATGCAGAACCAGTGTTACTGGGTGTACGGGGCGGCAGCGATCGACCCGGTGACGCGCAATACCAGCGCCAGTTGGAACCAGCCGACCCCCGAAGCTGCGGCAAACGATGTCCTCAGCCGGTGCGGTTCGCAATGTGTTTACATCAGCTTCGGTGAGGATTTTGCCTGGATCGCCCTGTCTGACGATAATCAATCCTACGGCATCAGCACCAGCGGCCCAAGGGATGCGGAACTCCGCTGCGAAGCGATGCGCGGTTCGCGATGTTACACGGTAGTTGCCGCCAGCAGCACCGCCAACGGCAAGGTCTGGTCATTCGGTTCGATCGCTTATGACCCGGATACCGGCAAGCGCGGTGCTGCGTGGAGCGCCAGTCGCTGGAGCGACGCACAGCAGATCGCGCTGAGCCAGTGCGGCACTGCGAATTGTTGGGCTTATACCTATCAGAGCGGGTTCGGTGGAATGGCAAAGGCCAAGGCCGGGGAACTGTTTGGCAACTGGTCCGATAAGAGCCAGAGCGATGCCGGAAAGAAAGCATTGAAAGAATGCGAAAAAAAGCATGGGAAAAAGAACTGTTCTGTGGTCCATACCGGGTCCGCCAACCGTCCCCCAAAGTTCAAGGGTTAA
- a CDS encoding rhodanese-related sulfurtransferase, translated as MADHPSVTVAALYQFTRFDDPAALREPLLALCEEVGIKGTLLLAREGINGTVAGSENAIAQVIAHIRALPGCAGLEVKFSHAAEMPFHRMKVRLKREIVTMGEPDIDPTLSVGHYVDAQDWNTLISDPDTIVIDTRNDYEVACGTFRGAIDPHTSSFREFPEWFRQHRDELLEGRKKVAMFCTGGIRCEKSTSFLRQEGVEEVYHLKGGILKYLEQVPEETSLWDGECFVFDERVTVKHGLEVGTHGLCRACRRPVSEADRQSPHYVEGVSCPHCIDERDEEQRARYAERQRQEELARQRGMNHVGAEFPHEE; from the coding sequence ATGGCGGATCATCCGTCTGTTACCGTCGCCGCGCTCTACCAGTTTACCCGGTTCGACGATCCGGCTGCACTGCGCGAACCCCTGCTCGCGCTGTGCGAGGAAGTGGGCATCAAGGGCACGCTGCTGCTCGCGCGCGAAGGCATCAACGGCACTGTCGCGGGCAGCGAGAATGCCATTGCGCAAGTGATCGCGCACATCCGCGCCCTGCCCGGCTGCGCCGGTCTTGAAGTGAAGTTTTCGCACGCCGCCGAAATGCCGTTCCACCGCATGAAGGTGCGTCTGAAGCGCGAGATCGTGACCATGGGCGAGCCCGATATCGATCCCACATTGAGCGTCGGCCATTATGTCGATGCGCAGGACTGGAACACGCTGATTTCGGACCCGGACACAATCGTGATCGACACCCGCAATGACTATGAGGTCGCTTGCGGCACATTTCGCGGCGCAATCGATCCGCACACCAGCAGTTTCCGCGAATTTCCCGAATGGTTCCGCCAGCACCGCGACGAATTGCTGGAAGGCCGCAAGAAGGTGGCCATGTTCTGCACCGGCGGGATTCGCTGCGAGAAATCGACCAGCTTCCTGCGGCAAGAGGGTGTGGAAGAGGTCTATCACCTCAAGGGTGGCATTCTTAAATACCTCGAGCAAGTCCCTGAAGAAACATCGCTTTGGGATGGCGAATGCTTCGTGTTCGACGAGCGCGTGACGGTGAAACACGGGTTGGAGGTCGGCACCCATGGCCTGTGCCGCGCCTGCCGCCGCCCGGTCAGCGAAGCCGATCGGCAATCGCCGCACTATGTCGAAGGCGTCAGTTGCCCGCACTGCATCGACGAGCGGGACGAGGAACAGCGCGCTCGCTATGCCGAACGCCAGCGGCAGGAAGAACTCGCCCGCCAGCGCGGCATGAACCATGTCGGCGCCGAGTTCCCGCACGAGGAATGA
- the leuB gene encoding 3-isopropylmalate dehydrogenase, producing the protein MKIAVLPGDGIGPEVCAEALRVLDALGLPGLTLFEGDVGAAGYRKHGHPLPPETLAMAREADAVLFGAVGDPSCDHIERHLRPEQAVLGLRKELGLFANLRPAKGFDGLEELSALRPEIAREIDLVIVRELTGDVYFGEKHREILPDGRREGWDRMAYAEDEVRRIAHVAFRTAQTRGNRVTSIDKANVLETSRLWREVVEEVAAEYPNVELEHMYVDNAAMQLVKAPGAFDVVLTGNLFGDILSDQASMCVGSIGLLASASLGERQTAHGTFGLYEPIHGSAPDIAGQGKANPIATILSAAMMLRHSFGLEDEAARIETAVARALKDGVRGGDLGGSLGCEAIGSAVCERL; encoded by the coding sequence GTGAAGATTGCAGTCCTGCCCGGCGACGGGATCGGCCCCGAAGTGTGTGCAGAGGCGCTGCGCGTGCTCGATGCGCTCGGTTTGCCCGGCCTGACGCTGTTCGAAGGCGATGTCGGTGCCGCCGGATACCGCAAGCACGGCCACCCGCTGCCGCCGGAAACGCTGGCGATGGCGCGCGAGGCCGATGCCGTGCTGTTCGGTGCTGTGGGCGACCCGTCCTGCGACCATATCGAGCGGCACCTGCGCCCCGAACAGGCGGTGCTGGGCCTGCGCAAGGAGCTGGGCCTGTTTGCAAATTTGCGTCCCGCCAAGGGGTTTGACGGGCTGGAAGAGCTGAGCGCGCTCCGCCCCGAAATTGCGCGCGAAATCGACCTGGTGATCGTGCGTGAGCTGACCGGCGATGTCTATTTCGGCGAAAAGCATCGCGAAATCCTGCCTGACGGACGGCGCGAGGGGTGGGACCGCATGGCCTATGCCGAAGACGAGGTGCGCCGCATCGCCCATGTCGCTTTCCGCACCGCGCAGACGCGCGGCAATCGCGTCACCAGCATCGACAAGGCCAATGTGCTGGAAACCAGCCGATTGTGGCGCGAAGTGGTGGAGGAAGTCGCCGCCGAATATCCCAATGTTGAGTTGGAGCACATGTATGTCGACAATGCCGCGATGCAGCTCGTCAAGGCGCCGGGCGCTTTCGATGTGGTGCTGACCGGGAACCTGTTCGGCGATATCCTGTCAGACCAGGCGAGCATGTGCGTCGGCTCGATCGGGCTGCTCGCCAGTGCTTCGCTGGGCGAACGGCAGACCGCGCATGGCACCTTTGGTCTGTATGAGCCGATCCATGGCAGCGCCCCGGATATAGCAGGGCAGGGCAAGGCCAATCCGATTGCGACGATCCTGTCTGCCGCGATGATGCTGCGCCACAGTTTCGGGCTGGAGGACGAAGCCGCGCGGATCGAAACGGCGGTGGCGCGCGCGCTGAAAGACGGGGTGCGCGGCGGCGATCTGGGCGGATCGCTCGGCTGCGAGGCGATCGGTTCGGCGGTGTGCGAGCGACTTTAA